The following are encoded together in the Halomonas halophila genome:
- the rloA3 gene encoding retropepsin-like aspartic peptidase RloA3, translating into MHKSLSRALMPLLGAGLLSGTALASDAEAPEVYGWVEKTLIDPSWGVEVKAKLDSGALTSSMQAENIEEFERDGEDWVRFEVEVEDEESGEIVSHEFERQLYRDLTVVGAGGRDHRPVVLMTICMGDERFEEQFSLEDRSDMNYPVLLGRRTIQSLGHLDVTETFLQSPSCDDDSTLHRHADKEYEDKIGV; encoded by the coding sequence ATGCACAAGTCCCTGTCGCGAGCCCTGATGCCCCTGCTGGGGGCCGGCCTGCTGTCCGGCACCGCCCTGGCCAGTGATGCCGAAGCGCCGGAAGTCTACGGCTGGGTGGAGAAGACCCTGATCGACCCGAGCTGGGGCGTGGAAGTGAAGGCGAAGCTCGACAGCGGCGCCCTGACGTCCTCCATGCAGGCGGAGAATATCGAGGAGTTCGAGCGCGACGGCGAGGACTGGGTGCGCTTCGAGGTCGAGGTCGAGGACGAGGAGAGCGGCGAGATCGTCAGCCACGAATTCGAGCGCCAGCTTTATCGCGACCTCACCGTGGTTGGCGCCGGCGGCCGGGATCACCGTCCGGTGGTGCTGATGACCATCTGCATGGGCGACGAACGCTTCGAGGAGCAGTTCAGCCTCGAGGACCGCAGCGACATGAACTATCCGGTGCTGCTGGGACGCCGCACCATCCAGAGCCTCGGCCATCTCGACGTCACCGAGACCTTCCTGCAGTCGCCGAGCTGCGATGACGACTCGACGCTGCATCGTCATGCCGACAAGGAATACGAGGACAAGATCGGCGTCTGA
- a CDS encoding thiol-disulfide oxidoreductase DCC family protein, translated as MPEEPTLRVYYDAVCPKCRRDRRRYERMAGEASAVEWVDVTANQARLRERGIDPNDALHSLHVEDEHGRLCDGLDAYLLLMRRVPRLRPLAWLIGLPLINPALAVAYRHGVRRRLRRQGRR; from the coding sequence ATGCCAGAGGAACCGACGCTAAGGGTCTACTACGATGCGGTCTGCCCGAAATGTCGCCGCGATCGGCGCCGCTACGAGCGAATGGCCGGCGAGGCGTCGGCAGTGGAATGGGTCGACGTCACCGCCAACCAGGCGCGCCTGCGCGAACGCGGCATCGATCCGAATGATGCCCTGCATTCCCTTCACGTCGAGGACGAGCACGGCCGGCTGTGTGACGGTCTCGACGCCTACCTCCTGCTGATGCGCCGGGTGCCGCGGCTGCGCCCGCTGGCGTGGCTGATCGGCCTGCCGCTGATCAATCCGGCGCTCGCCGTGGCCTATCGCCACGGGGTGCGCCGCCGCCTGCGCCGTCAGGGGCGGCGGTGA
- a CDS encoding zinc metalloprotease HtpX, whose protein sequence is MVLEHELGRHRLFNGLQTVLILGGLTLTLSLPGYLLAGPGGVLMSLSAVIVTAVMMSWMPARMILARAGAERLPPSRAPEVHALLRHLYAGAGLTIAPQLYYAPSAEINAFAVGGPHDGGIAVTDGLLRLLTRRELGGVLAHEVSHLRRGDTRVMSIATAMTRMTLWLTTAVQLAILISLPMMLSGEGSLPWLTLLTIAVAPTLSVLLSLALSRNREYTADMEAVALTGDPAGLASALVVLERQRSGWLASLFGRRPPLEIAWLRTHPSTAARIHRLAEIDDAPHAPFGDTDEVMPLRRPIPTRRRSGHRWR, encoded by the coding sequence ATGGTGCTGGAACACGAACTCGGCCGGCATCGCCTGTTCAACGGACTGCAGACGGTGCTGATCCTGGGCGGCCTGACGCTGACGCTGTCCCTGCCCGGCTACCTGCTGGCGGGACCGGGCGGCGTGCTGATGAGCCTCTCGGCGGTGATCGTGACGGCCGTGATGATGAGCTGGATGCCGGCCCGGATGATCCTGGCTCGGGCCGGCGCCGAGCGGCTGCCGCCGTCCCGGGCGCCGGAGGTGCATGCGCTGCTCCGGCATCTCTACGCCGGCGCCGGCCTGACGATCGCGCCGCAGCTCTACTATGCGCCCTCGGCGGAGATCAACGCCTTCGCCGTGGGCGGCCCCCACGACGGCGGCATCGCGGTCACCGACGGCCTGCTGCGCTTGTTGACGCGGCGGGAGCTGGGCGGGGTGCTGGCCCATGAAGTGAGCCATCTGCGGCGCGGCGACACCCGGGTGATGTCGATCGCCACGGCCATGACCCGCATGACGCTGTGGCTGACCACGGCCGTGCAGCTGGCGATCCTGATCAGCCTGCCGATGATGCTGTCCGGCGAGGGCTCCCTGCCCTGGCTCACCCTGCTGACGATCGCCGTGGCGCCGACGCTCAGCGTGCTGCTATCACTGGCGCTGTCGCGCAATCGCGAATACACCGCCGACATGGAGGCCGTGGCGCTCACCGGCGATCCGGCGGGTCTCGCCTCGGCGCTGGTGGTGCTGGAGCGTCAGCGCAGCGGCTGGCTGGCAAGCCTGTTCGGGCGTCGCCCGCCGCTGGAGATCGCCTGGCTGCGCACTCATCCGTCCACCGCGGCACGCATCCACCGGCTGGCCGAGATCGACGACGCGCCACATGCCCCGTTCGGCGATACCGACGAGGTCATGCCGCTTCGGCGCCCGATCCCAACCCGACGTCGCAGCGGGCACCGCTGGCGCTGA
- a CDS encoding Hsp20/alpha crystallin family protein: MADKTFQQAASSRTATGADEPEARVPESRPASPFRELDRLFDGLLARDWMHPLRWDRLEPRMPRVDILDKDAEVVVRAEVPGFAREDLDVSVTDRTVTIKGESRKESGTKEEGEYYRCEISRGSVLRTVELPCDIDADKAGASFRDGVLELTLPKVKEAHRRRLDISS, translated from the coding sequence ATGGCCGACAAGACATTTCAACAAGCCGCTTCCTCCCGCACGGCCACCGGGGCCGATGAGCCGGAAGCCCGGGTCCCCGAGTCGCGTCCCGCCAGCCCGTTCCGCGAGCTGGATCGCCTGTTCGATGGCCTGCTGGCGCGGGACTGGATGCATCCGCTGCGCTGGGATCGTCTGGAGCCGCGGATGCCGCGGGTCGATATCCTCGACAAGGACGCCGAGGTGGTGGTGCGCGCCGAGGTTCCCGGGTTCGCTCGCGAGGATCTCGACGTCTCGGTGACCGACCGCACGGTCACCATCAAGGGCGAGAGCCGCAAGGAGAGCGGCACGAAGGAGGAGGGTGAGTACTATCGCTGCGAGATCTCCCGCGGCAGCGTGCTGCGCACCGTGGAACTGCCCTGCGACATCGACGCCGACAAGGCCGGGGCGAGCTTCCGCGACGGGGTGCTGGAGCTGACCCTGCCCAAGGTCAAGGAGGCGCATCGCCGCCGGCTCGACATCTCATCATGA
- a CDS encoding cell division protein ZipA C-terminal FtsZ-binding domain-containing protein, translating to MDMMSGAMLMAVVALAMGVSALGVFWYLRRDRVETSGEPTPAPAAKPESPPEPASASSGPTLPEPEQVAERFRVAKGAEVRQCLFVVLDWPGLDTNRRLRRKLEEVGAAYDPKQRVYNVHPPRTGYRMVIANSTPPGALPPLHEDGEHPVVDGISILVHFRNKRRVAHSPDALIDFTRSVAALGGRILDAERQEVGDEEFEQLRRAAP from the coding sequence ATGGACATGATGAGCGGTGCCATGCTGATGGCCGTGGTGGCACTGGCCATGGGCGTCTCGGCCCTGGGGGTCTTCTGGTATCTGCGCCGAGACCGCGTCGAGACATCCGGCGAGCCGACGCCCGCGCCGGCGGCCAAGCCCGAGTCGCCGCCTGAACCCGCTTCGGCGTCCAGTGGCCCGACGCTCCCCGAGCCCGAGCAGGTGGCCGAGCGCTTTCGCGTCGCCAAGGGCGCTGAGGTGCGCCAGTGCCTGTTCGTGGTGCTCGACTGGCCGGGGCTCGATACCAATCGGCGTCTCCGGCGCAAGCTGGAGGAGGTCGGGGCGGCCTACGATCCGAAGCAGCGGGTCTACAACGTCCATCCGCCGCGCACCGGCTATCGCATGGTGATCGCCAACAGCACGCCGCCCGGCGCGCTGCCGCCGCTTCACGAGGACGGTGAGCATCCGGTGGTCGACGGCATCTCCATCCTGGTGCATTTTCGCAACAAGCGGCGGGTCGCCCACAGTCCCGATGCGCTGATCGACTTCACCCGCTCGGTGGCCGCGCTGGGCGGCAGGATCCTCGATGCCGAGCGTCAGGAAGTCGGCGACGAGGAGTTCGAACAGCTGCGACGCGCCGCTCCCTGA
- a CDS encoding LysR family transcriptional regulator: MDTLRAIESFVKAVEAGSIAGGARRLGISPAAASQAIARLEATVGTRLLARTTRRMSLTDSGELYYQHVRHVARDLERAHGAVSTLQAEPRGRLRITSTAAFGRHVLAPLMPGFNARYPHLAPELLTTDRRVDHIHEDVDVSIRFTPQLEEGLVARRIASIPFLFCASPEYLARAGHPQSPEALRDHDCLVFRFPTDGRFLSWGFIRDGIRFEADFRAALISDDIDVLASMALAGGGITRLADFIAAPHIAAGRLVPLFVDVEEGDGSDTRAVSEPMDIYLCVDDRLALTPKVYAFMDYLVEHLPAAWRPR; encoded by the coding sequence ATGGATACCCTGCGCGCCATCGAGAGCTTCGTGAAGGCCGTCGAGGCCGGCAGCATTGCCGGTGGTGCCCGGCGCCTCGGCATCAGCCCGGCCGCGGCCAGCCAGGCCATCGCGCGGCTCGAGGCCACGGTGGGCACTCGGCTGCTGGCCCGCACCACCCGCCGCATGTCGCTGACCGACAGCGGGGAGCTCTACTACCAGCACGTGCGACACGTGGCCCGCGATCTGGAGCGCGCCCACGGTGCCGTCTCCACGCTGCAGGCCGAGCCGCGCGGGCGGCTGCGGATCACCTCCACCGCCGCCTTCGGCCGCCACGTGCTGGCACCGCTGATGCCAGGCTTCAACGCCCGCTATCCACATCTGGCCCCGGAGCTGCTCACCACCGACCGCCGCGTGGACCACATCCACGAGGACGTGGACGTCAGCATTCGCTTCACGCCACAGCTCGAGGAGGGACTGGTGGCGCGGCGCATCGCCTCCATCCCCTTCCTGTTCTGCGCCTCGCCGGAGTACCTGGCCCGCGCCGGACATCCGCAGAGCCCAGAGGCGCTGCGCGACCACGATTGCCTGGTGTTTCGCTTTCCCACCGACGGCCGCTTCCTGAGCTGGGGCTTCATTCGTGACGGGATACGCTTCGAGGCGGACTTCCGGGCCGCCCTGATCAGCGACGATATCGACGTGCTGGCGAGCATGGCACTGGCCGGCGGCGGCATCACACGGCTGGCGGACTTCATCGCCGCCCCGCACATCGCGGCGGGGCGCCTGGTGCCGCTGTTCGTGGACGTGGAGGAAGGGGACGGCAGCGACACCCGCGCGGTGTCGGAGCCGATGGATATCTATCTGTGCGTCGACGACCGGCTGGCGCTGACGCCCAAGGTCTACGCCTTCATGGACTATCTGGTCGAGCATCTGCCGGCGGCCTGGCGACCGCGCTGA
- a CDS encoding tetratricopeptide repeat protein: protein MAVSRLDVTLPTRQDDHRGWPPGRHDTGNVIALNTQASSRTAVFVHRCLRPSAAAALLLTGLLTLLIAGAAQAASPRLASEGDGYAPEGSCAGCHQAEHDAWKDSDHGWAMRPATPDNVLGDFADARFTDSGQEGESQALFHRQGERFLVTLEGPGEPEATHEIAYTFGYQPLQQYLIAMPGGRLQSLTIAWDSRSAAEGGQRWFSLYPGQTFTPDDPLHWQGRYQNWNAMCADCHSTNLQKGYDPVEDVFDTTWHEQSVGCQSCHGPSQAHLDWAQDVPWAQDDASAAAPSAELSAASSDTPGTSNSAEDIGLGVDLDDMSGQEMVGQCARCHSRRTTLGAGPAHGEPLLDSALPSLLTEGLYHADGQIQGEVYVYGSFAQSRMYQAGVTCTDCHDPHTNRVRVEGNGLCTQCHNTAQSPRFPELEPGDYDSVEHHHHRPGSEGAQCVNCHMPETTYMVVDPRRDHAFRVPRPDLNEATDSPDACTRCHDGMSPHRAAGSIRDWFGDLASTEQGGTHYGEVFAAARQGRDDALRPLQRLAADDDTPDIVRATTIDALADMGPPALPTLEAALDDDSGRVRAAAAPAFASAPDALRMERLLPLLDDPLRAVRDEAVRALAGISPMELPEESRQAYRAAREDTERRLRANADLPGNRLSLAVLLERSGERDDAIDQYRAALAMDPYFLPARVNLVTLHSRGGDTAASRRLLEDGLALDDMPRTDRGHLAYLLALSLAETQQFDEALEWLSKAVEWRPGHVRTHYNRALILDRLGHKPQALAALEQGLRLAPDSPDLLYAAVYLNAAAGRIPQALSALERLRRQHPNDPRLQQLERQLRAR, encoded by the coding sequence ATGGCGGTGTCGCGTCTGGACGTCACGCTGCCGACACGACAGGATGATCACCGTGGCTGGCCACCGGGGCGCCACGACACAGGGAATGTCATCGCATTGAATACCCAGGCCTCATCCCGTACCGCCGTCTTCGTCCATCGCTGCCTGCGCCCGAGCGCCGCGGCGGCCCTTCTGCTGACCGGCCTGCTGACCCTGTTGATAGCAGGCGCCGCCCAGGCCGCCTCGCCGCGACTGGCCAGCGAGGGCGACGGCTACGCGCCGGAAGGCAGCTGCGCCGGCTGTCATCAGGCCGAACATGACGCCTGGAAGGATTCCGACCACGGCTGGGCCATGCGCCCCGCCACGCCGGACAACGTGCTCGGCGACTTCGCGGATGCTCGCTTCACCGACAGTGGCCAGGAAGGCGAGAGCCAGGCTCTGTTCCACCGGCAGGGCGAGCGTTTCCTGGTCACCCTCGAAGGCCCCGGCGAGCCCGAGGCCACCCACGAGATCGCCTATACCTTCGGCTACCAGCCCCTCCAGCAATACCTGATCGCGATGCCCGGTGGCCGACTGCAGAGCCTGACCATCGCCTGGGACTCTCGTTCGGCGGCGGAAGGGGGCCAGCGCTGGTTTTCGCTCTATCCCGGCCAGACCTTCACCCCGGACGATCCCCTGCACTGGCAGGGCCGCTACCAGAACTGGAACGCCATGTGCGCCGACTGCCACTCCACCAACCTGCAGAAGGGTTATGACCCGGTGGAGGACGTCTTCGACACCACCTGGCACGAGCAGAGCGTCGGCTGCCAGAGCTGCCACGGCCCGAGCCAGGCGCACCTCGACTGGGCCCAGGACGTGCCCTGGGCACAGGACGACGCATCGGCGGCCGCCCCGAGCGCCGAATTGAGCGCCGCCTCCAGCGACACGCCGGGCACGTCGAACAGCGCCGAGGACATCGGCCTCGGCGTGGACCTCGACGACATGTCCGGCCAGGAGATGGTCGGCCAGTGCGCCCGCTGCCACAGCCGGCGCACCACTCTGGGGGCAGGCCCGGCCCACGGCGAGCCGCTGCTCGACAGCGCGCTGCCCAGCCTGCTGACGGAGGGGCTCTATCATGCCGACGGCCAGATCCAGGGCGAGGTCTACGTCTACGGCTCCTTCGCCCAGAGCAGGATGTACCAGGCAGGCGTGACCTGCACCGACTGCCACGACCCGCACACCAACCGCGTGCGGGTCGAAGGCAACGGACTCTGCACCCAGTGCCACAACACCGCTCAATCGCCCCGCTTCCCGGAGCTCGAACCCGGCGACTACGACAGCGTCGAACACCACCATCACAGGCCCGGCAGCGAAGGCGCCCAGTGCGTGAACTGCCACATGCCGGAGACCACCTACATGGTGGTGGACCCGCGCCGCGATCACGCCTTCCGCGTGCCCCGCCCGGACCTGAACGAGGCCACTGACAGTCCGGATGCCTGCACCCGCTGCCACGACGGCATGTCTCCCCACCGTGCGGCCGGCAGCATCAGGGACTGGTTCGGCGACCTCGCCAGCACCGAGCAAGGCGGCACTCACTACGGCGAGGTCTTCGCCGCCGCGCGCCAGGGTCGCGACGACGCCCTCCGCCCCCTGCAGCGGCTGGCGGCGGACGACGACACGCCGGACATCGTGCGCGCCACGACCATCGACGCCCTGGCGGACATGGGGCCGCCGGCCCTGCCCACCCTCGAGGCCGCGCTGGACGACGACAGCGGCCGGGTGCGCGCGGCCGCCGCGCCGGCCTTCGCCAGCGCCCCGGACGCGCTCAGGATGGAGCGCCTGCTGCCGCTGCTCGACGACCCGCTGCGGGCGGTCCGCGACGAAGCCGTGCGCGCCCTGGCCGGCATCTCGCCGATGGAGCTGCCCGAGGAGAGCCGCCAGGCCTACCGCGCCGCCCGCGAGGACACCGAACGCCGCCTGCGCGCCAATGCGGACCTGCCGGGCAACCGCCTGAGCCTGGCGGTGCTGCTCGAGCGCAGCGGAGAGCGCGACGACGCCATCGACCAGTACCGCGCGGCCCTGGCGATGGATCCCTACTTCCTGCCGGCTCGGGTCAACCTGGTCACGCTCCACTCGCGCGGCGGCGACACGGCGGCATCACGCCGGCTGCTGGAGGACGGGCTGGCCCTGGACGACATGCCCCGCACCGACCGCGGCCACCTGGCCTACCTGCTGGCCCTGTCGCTGGCGGAGACGCAGCAGTTCGACGAGGCCCTGGAGTGGCTGTCGAAGGCCGTCGAGTGGCGCCCCGGGCACGTGCGAACCCACTACAACCGCGCCCTGATCCTCGACCGCCTGGGCCACAAGCCTCAGGCCCTGGCGGCGCTGGAACAGGGCCTGCGACTGGCACCGGACTCGCCGGACCTGCTCTACGCCGCCGTCTACCTGAACGCCGCGGCGGGGCGGATTCCCCAGGCGCTGTCGGCCCTGGAGCGGCTGCGTCGCCAGCACCCGAACGACCCGCGCCTGCAGCAGCTCGAACGTCAGCTGCGCGCCCGTTGA
- a CDS encoding O-methyltransferase, protein MPEDMAMEHATPFGALLAELESLGEHHDRSVTTPDERLRNITRDTGEFLAVLVRATGARRILEIGTSNGYSTLWLAEAARALGGRVTTVEWAAGRWSMAGEHFARAGLADVIESLHAEAGRVLDREAPASRDLVFLDADRERYVDWWPVVRETLAPGGLLVVDNATSHADELAPFIDLVEADDDFTTSLVPVGKGEFLATRTPASATA, encoded by the coding sequence ATGCCAGAGGATATGGCCATGGAACACGCCACGCCCTTCGGGGCCCTGCTGGCCGAGCTGGAGAGTCTCGGCGAGCACCACGACCGGAGCGTCACGACGCCGGACGAGCGACTGCGCAACATCACCCGCGATACCGGCGAGTTCCTCGCCGTGCTGGTCCGGGCGACCGGGGCGCGGCGTATCCTCGAGATCGGTACCTCCAACGGCTACTCCACCCTGTGGCTGGCCGAGGCGGCCCGGGCGCTCGGCGGCCGGGTCACCACGGTGGAGTGGGCCGCCGGACGCTGGAGCATGGCCGGCGAACACTTCGCCCGGGCCGGGCTGGCGGACGTGATCGAATCGCTGCATGCCGAGGCCGGCCGGGTGCTCGACCGCGAGGCCCCGGCCTCGCGGGACCTGGTGTTCCTCGATGCCGACCGCGAGCGCTACGTCGACTGGTGGCCCGTGGTGCGCGAGACCCTGGCGCCGGGCGGGCTGCTGGTGGTGGACAACGCCACCTCCCACGCCGACGAGCTGGCGCCGTTCATCGATCTGGTGGAGGCGGACGATGACTTCACCACCAGCCTGGTGCCGGTGGGCAAGGGCGAGTTCCTGGCGACCCGGACCCCGGCGTCCGCGACCGCCTGA
- a CDS encoding YrhK family protein has translation MALFDRDRREENPRTRRLYALWELIYTFVDFGAAAAFLVGSVLFLYESQQTLATWFFIVGSALFAFKPTIRTVRDVKLASMGDVEDLEREGRRD, from the coding sequence ATGGCGCTATTCGATCGCGACCGGCGCGAGGAAAACCCGCGCACCCGCCGGCTCTACGCCCTCTGGGAGCTGATCTACACCTTCGTCGACTTCGGCGCCGCGGCTGCCTTCCTGGTTGGCTCGGTGCTGTTCCTCTACGAGAGCCAGCAGACGCTGGCGACCTGGTTCTTCATCGTCGGCTCGGCGCTGTTCGCCTTCAAGCCCACCATCCGCACCGTGCGCGACGTCAAGCTGGCGTCCATGGGTGACGTGGAAGACCTGGAGCGGGAAGGTCGCCGGGACTGA
- a CDS encoding DUF2798 domain-containing protein: MPSRPTQDAAGATRRRGVPTRFAPVVFAFYMSALMTLLMSLVITAVNGGVDAGYPAAVAQAYVRAVPVAFIGVLSVRPLVVRLVAWTLADDGAR, translated from the coding sequence ATGCCTTCACGCCCTACGCAGGACGCCGCCGGCGCGACACGCCGCCGTGGCGTGCCGACCCGCTTCGCGCCCGTGGTCTTCGCCTTCTACATGTCCGCGCTGATGACGCTGCTGATGAGCCTGGTGATCACCGCGGTGAACGGCGGCGTCGACGCCGGCTATCCCGCGGCGGTGGCTCAGGCCTACGTGCGGGCCGTGCCGGTGGCCTTCATCGGCGTGCTGAGCGTGCGGCCGCTGGTGGTGCGGCTGGTGGCCTGGACCCTGGCTGATGACGGCGCCCGCTGA
- a CDS encoding NADPH-dependent FMN reductase has protein sequence MSQSPRILVFAGSARRGSFNKRLAKLAAERIEAHGGRPTLIDLADYPMPLYDGDLEETSGLPESALALREQLAEHQGLLIASPEYNGFITPLLKNTIDWLTRPHQGDSGLALFQGRLAAVVAASPGGLGGLRGLALIRQLLGNIGVTVLPDQLAVAGAGDAFDEEGRLVQEGQRKSLDGICRRLVEDLERLHG, from the coding sequence ATGAGTCAGTCCCCCCGCATCCTGGTCTTCGCCGGCAGCGCCCGCCGGGGCTCGTTCAACAAGCGCCTGGCCAAGCTGGCCGCCGAACGCATCGAGGCCCACGGCGGCCGGCCGACCCTCATCGACCTGGCCGACTACCCGATGCCGCTCTACGACGGTGACCTGGAAGAGACCAGCGGCCTGCCCGAGTCGGCGCTGGCCCTGCGCGAGCAGCTCGCCGAGCACCAGGGCCTGCTGATCGCCTCGCCGGAATACAACGGCTTCATCACGCCGCTGCTCAAGAACACCATCGACTGGCTGACCCGCCCCCATCAGGGCGACAGCGGCCTGGCGCTGTTCCAGGGTCGGCTGGCGGCCGTGGTGGCCGCCTCACCGGGCGGGCTCGGCGGACTGCGCGGCCTGGCATTGATCCGCCAGCTGCTCGGCAACATCGGCGTCACGGTACTGCCGGACCAGCTCGCCGTGGCCGGTGCCGGCGATGCCTTCGACGAAGAGGGACGGCTGGTCCAGGAAGGCCAGCGCAAGAGCCTCGACGGCATCTGCCGCCGGCTGGTCGAGGATCTGGAGCGCCTGCACGGCTGA
- a CDS encoding ribose-phosphate diphosphokinase, with the protein MSIMLLYVNDEAGPARRLAEAAGLEARAVAEHRFPDQELRLTLPFAGTAASPEPMPETLVIYRSLDRPNDKLVELLLIARHARRQGVRHLVLVAPYLAYMRQDIAFHPGEIVSQALVGAFLAELFDAVITVDPHLHRIDRLDQAIPLEHAVALSGAVRLGELIAAQRDEALLIGPDAESRQWVQQAASATGFAFGVCHKTRRGDREVVIALPDIALRGRRTVLMDDVASTGHTVARAAEALLAAGAASVDLAVTHALFADDALAVIEAAGVGEVWSTDCIVHVSNAIPMAPLLAPALANVLGSLY; encoded by the coding sequence ATGAGCATCATGCTGCTCTACGTCAACGACGAGGCCGGCCCGGCCCGGCGGCTGGCCGAGGCTGCCGGACTCGAGGCCCGGGCCGTGGCGGAGCACCGCTTTCCCGATCAGGAGCTGCGCCTGACGCTGCCCTTCGCCGGCACCGCCGCTTCCCCCGAGCCGATGCCGGAGACCCTGGTGATCTACCGCAGCCTCGACCGGCCCAACGACAAGCTGGTCGAGCTGCTGCTGATCGCCCGCCATGCCCGTCGTCAGGGCGTACGGCATCTGGTGCTGGTGGCGCCCTATCTGGCCTACATGCGCCAGGACATCGCCTTTCATCCCGGCGAGATCGTCAGCCAGGCGCTGGTCGGCGCCTTCCTGGCCGAGCTGTTCGACGCCGTGATCACCGTCGACCCGCATCTGCATCGTATCGACCGCCTCGACCAGGCGATCCCGCTCGAGCATGCCGTCGCACTGTCAGGCGCCGTCCGCCTCGGCGAGCTGATCGCCGCGCAGCGCGACGAGGCGCTGCTGATCGGCCCCGATGCCGAGTCGCGCCAGTGGGTGCAGCAGGCCGCCAGCGCCACGGGCTTCGCCTTCGGCGTCTGTCACAAGACCCGCCGCGGCGACCGCGAGGTGGTGATCGCGCTGCCCGATATCGCGCTGCGCGGCCGTCGAACGGTGCTGATGGACGACGTGGCCAGCACCGGCCACACCGTGGCCCGGGCCGCCGAGGCGCTGCTGGCCGCCGGCGCGGCGTCGGTGGACCTGGCGGTGACCCATGCGCTGTTCGCCGACGATGCCCTGGCGGTGATCGAGGCCGCCGGCGTGGGGGAGGTGTGGAGCACCGACTGCATCGTCCATGTCAGCAACGCCATTCCCATGGCGCCGCTGCTGGCGCCGGCGCTGGCGAACGTGCTGGGTTCTCTGTACTAG